The Streptomyces avermitilis MA-4680 = NBRC 14893 genome contains a region encoding:
- a CDS encoding CaiB/BaiF CoA transferase family protein, producing the protein MAVARTPGHGPLAGVRVVELAGIGPGPFAAMLLADLGADVVRVDRPGGAGLAIAPEYDVTNRNKRSVIVDLKAEHGPAGVLDLAERADILIEGYRPGVAERLGVGPEACHARNPKLVYGRMTGWGQEGPLAQRAGHDIAYIALTGTLGMIGNPDEPPAIPANLVGDYAGGSLYLVVGVLAALHHARATGTGQVVDAAIVDGAAHLAAMIHGMLAAGGWQDQRGANLLDGGCPFYGTYETADGQYMAVGALEQQFYAEFVELLGIGDEAPSRKDVSRWSELRETVAARFKTRTRDEWTAVFEGSDACVAPVLSLREAPAHPHLAARGTFTDHGGITQPAPAPRFSATRTAVRSGPAQPGAHVEDVAREWGVPRLLEGLRPGPGEGA; encoded by the coding sequence ATGGCAGTGGCAAGGACGCCGGGGCACGGCCCGCTCGCAGGCGTGCGCGTGGTCGAGCTGGCGGGCATCGGGCCCGGCCCGTTCGCCGCGATGCTCCTCGCCGACCTCGGCGCCGATGTCGTCCGGGTGGACCGTCCGGGCGGCGCGGGGCTCGCGATCGCCCCCGAGTACGACGTGACCAACCGCAACAAGCGGTCCGTGATCGTCGACCTCAAGGCCGAGCACGGACCGGCCGGCGTCCTCGACCTGGCCGAACGCGCCGACATCCTGATCGAGGGCTACCGCCCCGGCGTCGCGGAACGTCTGGGCGTCGGCCCGGAGGCCTGCCACGCCCGCAACCCGAAGCTCGTCTACGGACGGATGACCGGCTGGGGCCAGGAGGGCCCGCTCGCCCAGCGGGCCGGGCACGACATCGCGTACATCGCCCTGACCGGCACTCTCGGCATGATCGGCAACCCCGACGAGCCGCCCGCGATCCCGGCCAACCTCGTCGGCGACTACGCGGGCGGCTCGCTCTACCTCGTCGTCGGAGTGCTCGCCGCCCTCCACCACGCGCGCGCGACCGGTACCGGCCAGGTCGTGGACGCCGCCATCGTCGACGGCGCGGCGCATCTGGCGGCGATGATCCACGGCATGCTGGCGGCGGGCGGCTGGCAGGACCAGCGCGGCGCCAACCTCCTCGACGGCGGCTGCCCGTTCTACGGCACGTACGAGACGGCCGACGGGCAGTACATGGCGGTGGGCGCCCTGGAGCAGCAGTTCTACGCCGAGTTCGTGGAGCTGCTCGGCATCGGGGACGAGGCGCCGAGCCGCAAGGACGTGTCCCGCTGGAGCGAGCTGCGCGAGACGGTCGCGGCCCGCTTCAAGACCCGTACGAGGGACGAGTGGACGGCGGTCTTCGAAGGCTCCGACGCCTGTGTGGCACCCGTCCTGTCGCTCCGTGAGGCACCGGCACACCCCCACCTCGCCGCCCGCGGCACCTTCACCGACCACGGCGGCATCACCCAGCCCGCCCCCGCACCACGCTTCTCGGCGACCCGCACGGCCGTCCGGAGCGGGCCCGCACAACCGGGCGCCCACGTCGAGGACGTGGCCCGTGAGTGGGGCGTACCACGGCTGCTCGAGGGCCTCCGCCCCGGACCGGGGGAGGGCGCCTGA
- a CDS encoding SsgA family sporulation/cell division regulator: protein MSTVIEQPVEARLVAAAPRMPSIPATLHYDRSDPFAIRMTFPAPATLEGVEVCWTFARELLASGMEEPVGHGDVRVRPYGYDRTVLEFHAPEGTAVVHVRSGEIRRFLERTTELVPVGLEHLQIDLDHDLAELMRDAC, encoded by the coding sequence TTGTCCACCGTCATCGAGCAGCCCGTAGAGGCCCGTCTCGTCGCCGCCGCGCCGCGGATGCCGAGCATTCCCGCCACGCTCCACTACGACCGGAGCGACCCGTTCGCGATCCGCATGACCTTCCCCGCCCCGGCGACGCTGGAGGGCGTGGAGGTCTGCTGGACCTTCGCGCGCGAGCTGCTCGCGTCCGGCATGGAGGAGCCTGTGGGCCACGGTGACGTCCGGGTGCGGCCGTACGGCTACGACCGCACCGTCCTGGAGTTCCACGCCCCGGAAGGCACCGCCGTGGTCCACGTCCGCTCGGGCGAGATCCGGCGCTTCCTGGAGCGCACGACGGAGCTGGTGCCGGTCGGCCTGGAGCATCTGCAGATCGATCTGGACCACGATCTGGCGGAACTGATGCGCGACGCGTGCTGA
- a CDS encoding endonuclease V, with product MTTVRIPAGWPATEEEARAVQDELRGRVILDEPGPPPGTGRVTGVDVAYDDERDVVVAAAVVLDAATLDVVAEATAVGEVSFPYVPGLLAFREIPTVLAALDALPCPPGLIVCDGYGVAHPRRFGLASHLGVLTGLPTIGVAKNPFTFSYEDPGAPRGSAAPLLAGADEVGRALRTQSGVKPVFVSVGHRVDLDHACAHTLALTPKYRIPETTRRADSLCRRALKEATA from the coding sequence ATGACGACCGTACGCATCCCCGCGGGCTGGCCCGCCACCGAAGAAGAAGCCCGTGCCGTGCAGGACGAGTTGCGCGGACGAGTGATCCTCGACGAGCCGGGCCCACCGCCCGGAACCGGTCGTGTGACGGGCGTCGACGTCGCCTACGACGACGAACGCGACGTGGTCGTGGCGGCGGCGGTCGTGCTGGACGCGGCGACGCTGGACGTGGTCGCCGAGGCCACGGCCGTGGGCGAGGTCTCCTTCCCGTATGTCCCCGGCCTCCTGGCCTTCCGGGAGATCCCCACGGTCCTGGCCGCCCTCGACGCCCTGCCCTGTCCCCCCGGCCTGATCGTCTGTGACGGCTACGGGGTGGCCCACCCCCGTCGCTTCGGCCTCGCCAGCCACCTCGGCGTCCTCACCGGCCTCCCCACGATCGGCGTCGCGAAGAACCCGTTCACCTTCTCGTACGAGGATCCCGGCGCCCCACGAGGCAGCGCCGCGCCCCTGCTGGCGGGCGCCGACGAGGTCGGCCGGGCTCTGCGCACCCAGTCCGGCGTCAAACCCGTGTTCGTGTCCGTGGGACACCGGGTGGACCTCGACCACGCCTGCGCCCACACCCTCGCGCTGACCCCGAAATACCGCATCCCGGAGACGACCCGACGGGCCGACTCCCTGTGCCGACGGGCCCTCAAGGAGGCGACTGCCTGA
- a CDS encoding GOLPH3/VPS74 family protein — translation MPDGSLSLPARLYLLSWDTTKLKVSGETHLHHLVRAGALTELAQRGLLTDVDGIATPADPDGRTGDPVLDGLMELVEESRPRKWKAWVTLRARVTLDAVRAQLAADGYLRAEKRRVFGLFPSVEYELARVPAVQALRAEARQVLEGPLPVAAVPDRDAALVALAAAAELRTLVPSKDRKRYKDRVEELTERGGAAAPALRKVIQEVRTAMIVAITAASTSGAATSS, via the coding sequence GTGCCCGACGGCTCGCTCTCACTGCCGGCCCGGCTCTATCTGCTGTCCTGGGACACGACGAAACTCAAGGTCAGCGGCGAGACTCACCTCCATCACCTGGTCCGCGCCGGTGCCCTCACGGAGCTGGCGCAGCGCGGTCTGCTCACCGATGTGGACGGCATCGCCACGCCGGCCGACCCGGATGGCCGTACCGGTGATCCCGTTCTCGACGGGCTGATGGAACTCGTCGAGGAGTCCCGGCCGCGCAAGTGGAAGGCCTGGGTGACCCTGCGGGCCCGCGTCACGCTGGACGCCGTACGCGCCCAGCTCGCCGCCGACGGATATCTGCGCGCCGAGAAGAGACGCGTGTTCGGGCTCTTCCCCTCCGTGGAGTACGAGCTGGCGCGGGTGCCCGCGGTGCAGGCGCTGCGCGCCGAGGCCCGGCAGGTGCTGGAGGGCCCGCTGCCCGTAGCCGCGGTCCCCGACCGGGACGCGGCCCTGGTGGCCCTGGCCGCCGCGGCCGAACTGCGCACCCTGGTGCCGTCCAAGGACCGCAAGCGGTACAAGGACCGCGTCGAGGAGCTGACGGAACGCGGCGGGGCGGCGGCACCCGCACTGCGGAAGGTCATCCAGGAGGTGCGGACGGCAATGATCGTCGCGATCACGGCGGCGTCGACGTCGGGCGCCGCGACGAGCAGCTGA
- a CDS encoding ABC-F family ATP-binding cassette domain-containing protein translates to MTASITCTSLSFAWPDGTVVFDDLQATFGPGRTGLVGVNGSGKSTLLKLIAGQLSPADGTVRVAGEAGYLPQNVALDTALRVDEALGIAATRAALHAIEAGDVAEEHFTAVGDDWDVEERAIATLGELGLGHIELDRTIGEVSGGESVLLRLAALLLRRPDVLLLDEPTNNLDLYARRRLYAAVEAWSGVMVVVSHDRELLELVDQIADLRSGEVTWFGGNFSAYEEALATEQEAAERMVRVAESDLKKQKRELIDAQVKLARRKRYGQKMYEQKREPKIVMGARKRAAQESAGKHRILHEERLTEARERLDEAAEAVRDDDEIRVDLPYTAVPPGRSVLTLQDLELTYGARVDGGLELRGPERIALIGRNGAGKTTLLRTIAGELQAVSGEARAHVPLRFLPQRLDVLEDELTVAENVARFAPDATNNRVRARLARFLFRGARADQRAATLSGGERFRATLAALMLAEPAPQLLLLDEPTNNLDMASVRQLTTALESYEGALIVASHDVPFLESIGITRWLLLEGKLKDTTPEEVGMG, encoded by the coding sequence ATGACCGCATCCATCACCTGTACGTCCCTGTCCTTCGCCTGGCCCGACGGCACCGTCGTCTTCGACGACCTGCAAGCCACGTTCGGCCCCGGCAGGACCGGGCTCGTCGGCGTCAACGGATCAGGCAAGTCCACCCTGTTGAAACTGATCGCCGGACAGCTCTCCCCGGCCGACGGCACCGTCCGTGTCGCGGGCGAGGCCGGCTACCTCCCCCAGAACGTCGCCCTCGACACCGCCCTCCGGGTCGACGAGGCGCTCGGCATCGCCGCGACGCGCGCCGCGCTGCACGCCATCGAGGCGGGTGACGTGGCCGAGGAACACTTCACAGCGGTCGGTGACGACTGGGACGTGGAGGAGCGCGCCATCGCGACACTCGGCGAACTCGGGCTCGGCCACATCGAGTTGGACCGCACCATCGGCGAGGTGTCGGGCGGTGAGTCCGTCCTGCTGCGGCTGGCCGCGCTGCTGCTGCGCCGCCCGGACGTGCTCCTGCTCGACGAGCCGACCAACAACCTCGACCTGTACGCGCGCCGCCGGCTGTACGCGGCCGTGGAGGCCTGGTCCGGGGTCATGGTCGTGGTCAGCCACGACCGCGAACTCCTGGAACTGGTCGACCAGATCGCGGATCTGCGCTCCGGGGAGGTCACCTGGTTCGGCGGCAACTTCTCCGCGTACGAGGAGGCGCTCGCCACCGAGCAGGAGGCGGCGGAGCGCATGGTGCGCGTCGCCGAGTCCGACCTGAAGAAGCAGAAGCGTGAACTGATCGACGCGCAGGTCAAGTTGGCCCGCCGCAAGAGGTACGGCCAGAAGATGTACGAGCAGAAGCGCGAGCCGAAGATCGTCATGGGGGCGCGCAAGCGGGCGGCCCAGGAGTCCGCGGGCAAGCACCGGATCCTGCACGAGGAGCGACTCACCGAGGCCCGGGAGCGCCTGGACGAGGCGGCCGAGGCGGTGCGGGACGACGACGAGATCCGCGTCGACCTGCCGTACACGGCCGTACCGCCGGGCCGCTCCGTGCTCACTCTCCAGGACCTGGAGTTGACGTACGGCGCCCGGGTGGACGGCGGCCTCGAACTGCGCGGTCCCGAACGGATCGCGCTGATCGGGCGCAATGGCGCGGGCAAGACGACGTTGCTGCGCACGATCGCGGGCGAGTTGCAGGCGGTGTCGGGTGAGGCGCGGGCCCATGTGCCGCTGCGGTTCCTGCCGCAACGCCTCGACGTTCTGGAGGACGAGCTGACGGTCGCCGAGAACGTGGCCCGGTTCGCGCCGGACGCCACGAACAACCGCGTCCGGGCGCGGCTGGCCCGCTTCCTGTTCCGGGGCGCGCGAGCCGACCAACGGGCCGCGACCCTGTCGGGCGGCGAACGATTCCGGGCCACCCTCGCCGCGCTGATGCTCGCCGAGCCCGCCCCGCAGCTCCTGCTGCTGGACGAGCCGACGAACAACCTCGACATGGCGAGCGTCCGGCAGCTCACCACGGCTCTGGAGTCGTACGAGGGCGCGCTGATCGTGGCCAGCCATGACGTGCCGTTCCTCGAGTCGATCGGGATCACACGCTGGCTGCTGCTGGAGGGGAAGCTGAAGGACACGACGCCGGAGGAGGTGGGGATGGGCTGA
- a CDS encoding WD40/YVTN/BNR-like repeat-containing protein: protein MSVGACVAALAAALTTPAGAAPAGAAPLSAAGRQTPHWQLKDSGTDVRFRGLSAVSRHAAWVAGSKGTVLRTTDGGAHWRNVSPPGAADLEFRDIEAFDARRAVVLAIGEGEASRVLRTDDGGATWTESFRNTDAKAFYDCLAFFDRRHGLAMSDPVDGAFRILSTSDGGRSWKVLPGAGMPAAQDGEAGFAAGGQCLVTSGPRDAWLATGGGAHARVLHSADRGLTWTAADTPIPAGDPARGVFALAFRDRTHGIAVGGDYRADQASPRAAAVSGDAGRTWTTAAQPPPAYRSGVTWLPHTGSAALAVGPTGTDLTTDGGRTWKTLDTGSYDTVDCTPDRGCWASGEKGRVARLE from the coding sequence ATGAGCGTGGGAGCGTGCGTGGCGGCCCTGGCCGCAGCGCTGACGACTCCCGCCGGGGCGGCTCCCGCCGGGGCGGCACCCTTGTCGGCCGCCGGCAGGCAGACGCCGCACTGGCAGCTCAAGGACAGCGGCACGGACGTCCGCTTCCGCGGTCTTTCGGCCGTCAGCCGGCACGCCGCCTGGGTGGCCGGATCCAAGGGCACCGTGCTGCGCACGACCGACGGCGGGGCGCACTGGCGCAACGTCTCGCCGCCGGGCGCCGCCGATCTGGAGTTCCGTGACATCGAGGCGTTCGACGCGCGGCGCGCCGTGGTGCTGGCCATCGGCGAGGGCGAGGCGTCCCGGGTGCTGCGCACGGACGACGGCGGCGCGACCTGGACCGAGTCCTTCCGCAACACCGACGCGAAGGCCTTCTACGACTGCCTCGCCTTCTTCGACCGGCGCCACGGCCTGGCGATGAGCGACCCGGTCGACGGCGCGTTCCGCATCCTGTCGACCAGCGACGGGGGCCGCTCCTGGAAGGTGCTGCCCGGCGCCGGGATGCCCGCGGCCCAGGACGGCGAGGCCGGCTTCGCGGCCGGCGGACAGTGTCTGGTCACCTCGGGACCGCGCGACGCGTGGCTGGCCACCGGCGGCGGCGCCCACGCGCGCGTGCTGCACTCCGCCGACCGCGGACTGACGTGGACGGCGGCCGACACGCCGATCCCGGCGGGCGATCCGGCGCGCGGTGTCTTCGCGCTCGCCTTCCGCGACCGCACGCACGGCATCGCGGTCGGCGGCGACTACCGGGCCGACCAGGCGTCCCCGCGGGCGGCGGCGGTCAGCGGCGACGCCGGCCGCACCTGGACGACGGCCGCGCAGCCTCCGCCCGCCTACCGCTCCGGCGTCACCTGGCTCCCGCACACCGGCTCCGCCGCCCTCGCCGTCGGCCCCACCGGAACGGACCTGACCACGGACGGCGGCCGCACGTGGAAGACCCTCGACACGGGCTCGTACGACACCGTGGACTGCACCCCGGACCGGGGGTGCTGGGCCTCCGGCGAGAAGGGACGGGTGGCCCGTCTGGAGTAG
- a CDS encoding saccharopine dehydrogenase family protein, whose protein sequence is MSRLKTDRAYDIVLFGATGFVGTLTAEYLAAHAPEGLRWAIAGRSARRLEQVRERLGGASEIGILQADVADPGSLRDIARNARVVATTVGPYLNYGEELVAACADAGTDYADLTGEPEFVDLTYVRHDARARETGARLVHACGFDSIPHDLGAYFTVRQLPEGVPLTVDGYVRSQAMFSGGTFASALNQFARGPQMLAAARDRRRHEPRVVGRRVQAPLGAPRFAKEVGAWALPLPTIDSQIVQRSARVLERYGPDFRYRHYAAVEQLPFAAGGVAAVSALFAAAQLPPARRWLSGRLKPGDGPSAEKRAKSWFSVRFVGEGGGQRVYTEVAGGDPGYDETAKMLAESALSLALDDLPHTSGQVTTAVAMGDALIDRLRAAGITFRVAAKR, encoded by the coding sequence ATGAGCAGGCTGAAAACGGATCGCGCGTACGACATCGTGCTTTTCGGAGCCACGGGCTTCGTCGGGACGCTCACCGCGGAGTACCTCGCCGCGCACGCGCCCGAGGGGCTTCGCTGGGCGATCGCGGGGCGCAGCGCGCGGCGGCTGGAGCAGGTGCGGGAGCGGCTCGGGGGCGCCTCGGAGATCGGAATACTCCAGGCGGACGTCGCCGACCCCGGGTCCCTGCGGGACATCGCCCGCAACGCGCGCGTGGTGGCCACGACGGTCGGTCCCTACCTGAACTACGGCGAGGAGCTGGTGGCCGCCTGCGCCGACGCCGGCACGGACTACGCGGACCTGACCGGTGAGCCCGAGTTCGTGGACCTCACGTACGTTCGGCACGACGCACGCGCGCGGGAGACGGGGGCACGGCTGGTGCACGCCTGCGGGTTCGACTCGATCCCGCACGACCTGGGGGCGTATTTCACCGTGCGGCAGCTGCCCGAAGGGGTGCCGCTGACGGTCGACGGCTATGTGCGCTCGCAGGCCATGTTCTCGGGCGGAACGTTCGCCTCCGCGCTCAACCAGTTCGCGCGGGGCCCGCAGATGCTCGCCGCGGCCCGGGACCGCAGGCGGCACGAACCCCGAGTGGTGGGCCGCCGGGTGCAGGCGCCGTTGGGTGCGCCGCGGTTCGCCAAGGAGGTCGGGGCGTGGGCGCTGCCGCTGCCCACGATCGACAGCCAGATCGTGCAGCGCTCGGCGCGGGTGCTGGAGCGGTACGGGCCCGACTTCCGTTACCGGCACTACGCGGCGGTCGAGCAGCTGCCGTTCGCCGCGGGCGGGGTCGCCGCCGTCAGCGCGCTCTTCGCGGCCGCCCAGCTGCCGCCCGCGCGGCGCTGGCTGTCCGGCCGGCTGAAGCCGGGGGACGGGCCGAGCGCCGAGAAGCGCGCGAAGAGCTGGTTCTCGGTCCGGTTCGTCGGCGAGGGCGGCGGACAGCGCGTCTACACGGAGGTCGCGGGCGGTGACCCCGGCTACGACGAGACGGCCAAAATGCTCGCGGAGTCGGCCCTGTCCCTCGCGCTCGACGACCTGCCGCACACGTCCGGCCAGGTCACGACGGCGGTGGCGATGGGAGACGCCCTCATCGACCGCCTCCGCGCGGCGGGCATCACGTTCCGGGTGGCGGCCAAACGGTAA